The genome window GTGACTTACATTTATATTCTAACGTTAGATTTTATgtgtatgcgcgtgtgtgtatagAAGTTTAAAAGAATTATTCTTCCCTTGTACACAGTGTTTGGTGCCATAGTgactatcatttaaaaaaaataaaataaaaattgtccatCATGAATTTACTATAGTTAAATGTTTGAATTAAAATTGACAATATATTATCTCTTATTAATGATTAATAAGAGGGTTAATTTATCATTTAATTGGATATAATgccataataaaataaatatcatcAATGTGAATGTAAATTCTCTTTAGGCTATAgattatttaaaatgtcaatCATAAGCTGGAATCCTTCACCCAccttatttattaattaaaaaaagtataccagtaattattatttacttttttttatcacaCTGTGACAACAGTGATTcaaaaataagttttatttATGGCATTACACAGATTTAaagaaacattacaaaaatataacgTATAAAAAGTTAAGTGTTTAAAAGTATTCAAGTACGTTAAGTAACATCACAGACATAACTTTTCTCCTCTTTGGTAataattcaaatgttatttACGTCATGCTTTTTATACACAAAAGCACCTTTACAATGaagattattattgtcattctaatgatgatgatggtggtgatgaCATATAGAGTCTGTATTACGTTGAGGTTAGACCCGGACGCAGGTTTGTTTGCATCTCTTCTCGCTGTCAAACTGGTTGGCATTACCGCGGCAACCTCCGAACCAGAACTGAGCGCATGCGTTGGCCTCGGAGTCGTAGTACCAGCGCACCACATAGTCTCGGCACGGGCCAGGGTCCAATGGCGCGTTGCACAGCTCTGTTTGGACAAAACACCTTCACTCGACACACACTTCAACAAAATGACTTACttactttgtgtgtgtcattAAATGAGCAATACATTCATAAATATCGGAGGGAAAAAAGGCGTAAtaatataagaaaataaatctaaGCCATGAATTCTGAAATTTGAGGAAAAAgtagaagttgaaaaaaaaaaagcataattctATGACAGCAAAGTCATAGTGTTACGAAATTGTATGTTATCGAGaaattcataattttatgaaagtttgtattttattttcaataaaagtgtaaaacctCTATTACTTACCGGGGGTGACCTGTGGCGCTGAAAGCGGCGTCTTGACGGTGGGAGCAGTGGGCCCGTTGACTCCCGTCCTGGCCGAGTGTCGGGTGGGGGTCTTGCCGTCCGGTCTCAAAAGCGTTCTCTCAAAGAACGGAAGCCTCTGCGTTTCCGACGAGCTCCGGTCGTCCACTTTCGGTCTCGGAGTGGTCGCTTGTCTATCGGGATGAGATTCTCGTGGACGGGGCTGTCCAAGagaaaacatatttacattcaAACGATGCTAAGCTAACTTAGCATACCAAAAGCTAACCACGATGACGACGACAAAATCAAGGATAGCGCCCCCTGGAATTGTTtcaaaaattcagcccccgaagctcTTTTGACGAAACATGAAATTTGACAggtatgtctatcatgagtagacccagaAAAAAGTCTCTAGAAGCCGTGCCTAAAGATTCTCACGAAGCCATTTTGGCTTGCAGGACCacttccaggggtccttcaaagacaaactcatCCTAGAGATGttgtccaattgctaccaaataTGAAGGATATATACTATACATATGGATTacattagatttaaaaaaacaatttttagttCTCATCATTGCATGTGAGCGGAGTATGGTGGTAAATTTTGGTGACTCGCTATAAAAGCTAAAATTCTAGTACCAGTAATATAAAGTACCGGTAGCTCATTATTGCGTTGATGCGGTGGAAATAGGGTCCAATAGTTGTCCTCACCGTCATCTGAACCCGGCGGAAGTCTCCCATGAATGTGGGCGTGTCCATGTTGGTTCTGGTCCAGGGAGGCTGCCGGACGTCACTACCTGCGCCCTCGGGGCGTCCcagaggaagtctgccattcGGGAGCGAGCTGAAAAGAACGCTACTGCTGTCCTCGCAAATGTTGCTCAGGAGTTTGTGCTCCAGGGCTGAAATGGAGAGAAATGGTGGAAAAATCATTGATAAGAGCTAGAGAGGTGGAAGCTAAATGAGCAGTTTAGTCTGGTGAGAAAATTctaaccctgaacctcagaactttgagacGGACATGTTAACCACGTTCAACCGTGCTGCCAAGCAACAACCTTCAACCACAAATAACACCACAATCACCTGGCAGCGTTTTGAAGTCGTTGATGAGGTACACGTGGTCTGCGTCGGGTTCCGAGGCCATGACATCCAGCTCCTTCTTGAACTCTCCAAAAAGTGGATCGCTGGTGTTCACAACCCCGATCACGAACATCTCGATCTCAGCCGCCCGGGTCTCCCTCACTGCACTCTCCAGACTGACCGAATCCCTCTTATCGGCCTGTCCGTCAGTAATGACCACGGCCACCTTCCTGACACCCCGCCGGGCCGCCCGGAACAACCTGCTGGCCTGGTGGACCGCACTGCCCGTGAAGGTGCCCTCGCCCAGGTAGGTCATGGAGCGCACCGCCGCCTTCACCTGGTCTCGCGATGCATCCTGGCTGAGGCTGACCACAACTACATTGATGTGACTGTAGAGCACCAAGCCCACCCGGGTGGTGTCCTGGCCAACCGACGCCCGGTCCACCAAGGCGCTCACGAAGTCCTTGACCACTTCAAAGTTGTCGGGTCCCACACTTTCTGAGCTGTCGATGACGAAGACTAACTCCAGGGGGCTCTGGCGGCACGTCACCCCGCAATCTGGGACGGAAGGCTTTAGGGTAAATACAAGCCAGGCAAACGGAGGAACTGCTTCACAACATTTTTTACTTACTGCAGATGGATCGCACAATTTTGATGATTTCTTCCCTCTGCAAAAGGGGAAAATATGAGTTTTTGTCAGCGCATGGCAGGAAAGTTTGAGGATTTGGACTTACCGTAAGTCCAGGTTCTCCTTTTTGTCCGACTCTACCCTGTAATTTAAAAAGAGTGTATGTTAGCATACATTGTTTGGCAAAGGAAATTTgccctccttggtgaggtgtacTGGGCAACCGGGAGGAGACCTTGGGGGCAAGCCTATTAGACCCACTGTAACGATATGGTACATCCCAGGCCGGGATCTGCTGGTTCTGAGAGGCAAAACCTTCCATTCTCATCTTCAGAATAGCTCccaaagaaaacaattaaatatgtTGCCTCAATAACCATCCAATCATAACTGGTCTAACAACAAAATCAGATACCAAAGGTCCGGTAACTCCTGGTTCTCCAGCCGTCCCTCTATCTCCCTTTTTCCCTTTCTCACCAGCAAATCCTCGGTCACCCTGCAAGAGGAATGTAGCATCTATCTTGTCAGTCTTTCACCACAAATCCGCAAACAGAAGGTAACTTGAATGTGTCCGCAGGACAGCGCTACCTTATCACCCGGTAGTCCGACTCCAGCAGGTCCCCTTGGGCCGGGGATCCCCTGAAATCCAGACTCCCCCTGGAAAGAGGTCATGATGTTTACACTTTGGCAATGATTGGACAAAAAGTGGAGTCAGCGGTTTCCAGTTGTACCTTTTGTCCTTGGATGCCCTCTCCTGGGGGACCCTGTGGACCCGGAGGTCCGATCACGCCAATGGAACCCTGCAGGGATAAAGCAAAGATTCAGGTTTCAGATAATTCGTGCAAAGgtggggactcgagtcacatgacttgacccGAGTCTCACTCACTTTTAGGATCGACCCCCTGGACTTTGACCTGGTATTCATGAGATGATTCGTGAGATGATTTTTATAACGCAGCTCATTGGTTTACgtttcatttttgtaatgtaaaattacATACAGGTTTTTAAACATGGTCACCACACATATGAAACTAACCTGTACTCTATTAACAAAGATtacaattgtaatttttttcactgCAAACAAGACTCTGTGGCTCTAAATGAGCCACTCGAATGTACTACTGAATTAAAGAGGACAAAGGAAGAATGCAGATAGTTCGCATTTTTCACCATAACTACATTTGTAAGGGTGGCTGTCATGCATATTGCATACTGTGCAACTTAATTCTCCATTAACCAGGTTAATTACACATCCAATTAAATTTCACCAGCAGAAAGCAAACaagtggcagcacggtgaccgactggttagcacatctgcctcagagttctgaggaccgggggttcaaatcccgggcctcgcctgcgtggagtttgcatgttctccccgtgcctgtgtgggttttctccttgtactctggtttcctcccacatcccaaaaacatgcatggtaggttgactgaggACTCtatattgtccataggtgtgaatgtgagtgtgaatggttgtttgtttgtgtgccctgcgattggctggcaaccagttcagggtgtactctgcctctcgcccgaagatagctgggataggctccagcactcccgagaccctagtgcggataagcggtacagaaaatggatggatggaaaacaaacaagtgcatactttttgtaaaaacaagTCAGTATTCTCCGATCACTCAGATATATGTGACTGAGCAAgagtgtttgatttgacttaTGACTTGCTTCACCCAAGTAATGACTCAACTTGGGTGAGTTACTCCCACCTCCAGACTCAAGCGTACAAAAAATATTCTGGCACTGACTACCTTTCGCCCTTGGAGTACAATTCCTGGTGGTCCTGCAGCTCCAGAAGGTCCAGGTAGGCCTCTTTCTCCCTGGATTAAACAAGATAAAGTGATCTTCTTGTTACCATTTTTCACTATACTTCACATTTACCTTTGCTCCAGGTAGGCCTACACCATCTGCTCCAGTCTCTCCCGTCAAGCCAAGACGTCCCGGAGGACCCTTTAGGCCAAGAGTTAGGCATCATGAGGTCGTGCAAAGACTCGATTCCAATGTCGGACTTTGATACTCACCGGAGGGCCTGGAAAGCCTTCACCTTTACCCCCAGGTAACCCAGAAGACCCCGGTGGGCCTCTGTCACCCTTCAAAACAAACCACAGTGTCAGCTCTGTGGCTCACGATGGCGTTAAGTATCTCATCTAGTATCTTACCTTGGGTCCAGTGATACCATGCCCTGGCTCGCCTACAGCTCCAGCGAGACCTTGTGGGCCTGGATCTCCCTGAACGAGGGGAGGGGGGGTATTCAATGGGTAAAGTTGATTTGGGATACAGGTGAGTAACAAGCTTGGTACCAGAATGAATTAacctcataagtcaaggtactacttTACTTGGGTGTCCTGCGGTCTTACCTTGGCACCCGGTAACCCCCTCCCTGGTTGTCCAGGTGCACCAGGTGACCCGATAAATCCTGGATCCccctaaatacaaaaataaaaaaactctgGAAGTCAGAGTCCATACTGAAAGTACCCATGATGACTGCTTTGAAAGTCCTTACCTTTGCCCCTGCTGGCCCCACGGGACCAACAGCGCCTGGCTGGCCCCTGGTACCTCGGTCCCCTCTGGCTCCCTGGCGAAAAACCATGTGAACTTTGTTGATATGACTACAAACAATGATCATAAAAATCACTTTATATAGACCTTTTCATCATGCCGTCAAACGTACTTCCAGGTGCATTCTACAATGGCACCACTAGTAAATAAACCCTTCTGTGTCGTTTGATAAATGTAGTGTATTTCGTAACCTTGAGTTGGGGTAGCCACTTTTAAAGGGACAGACTGGGAACCTAACCTATAAAATTTTTGGAAGGCCTTTTCCAACAAGTATAAATAAAAGTTTGGTTGGGTTGTCGTTTTTTTGAGAAATTTACcaaaacataatggctagcctgctagctaacatCAGCTCTAGTTTAGgtagtgctaatgctagctagTGTTTGCCcagatgtaaaacaaataagttTCGATGAATGTCTAGGCCCAGGATAACAAACAGCAGTTtccattgtaaaaaaatactGCATCAGTTACATCATCACGGCGAGTTAAGTTTGACTGAATGTGAACATTTGTGCCATTAATCCAGGGAAgagaaaagtcaattaattagcCAATCCCGCAATGATCATGCTAactacagtgccatgaaaaagtattggctccgttttaaaattcttttttattttttttgtatagtttccccactttaatgattaagatatatatgtaaatatgtaaatttCATACAACGATAACCCAAGTAATGATTTTATAGACACATTCAAACTAAAAAGGCTAAAAACACAATTGAAGCCATTTTTCCTGTTTACTCAATCGCTCTGCCCTGGTCATATGACATAGTAGCGTTTGTTTACTAGAGGTGCCATCTGAGGTTTAGCCACCTGGAAGTACGTGACATCATGGTGAAAAGATCTATAAAAGAAGACTTCTTCGTAAGAAGCTTCACCTTCTCTCCAGGGGCCCCTTTACCAGGACTGCCATCTGGTCCCCTGGGCCCCGGAAACCCGATGTCACCCTgacattgaaaaatgacaacacattacttttttttgtttttgtataaaatGTTACTATATTGCCGTATGAACAGGGTCATTGGTGGTACCTTTTGCCCAGGGGTCCCGTCCTCTCCCGGCTGACCTGGTATGCCTGGTAGGCCCTCGGCTCCCACGTCTCCCTGAGGAATAAACTCAATGTTAGTGGTGGTTAAATGCAAAATTTTTCTTGATCTTTTTAACATTATTGATGACATTTAGAGGTGAACGttgtttatatttacttttgGACCTGGCACTCCCACACCTCTCTCACCGGGTGGTCCCGGTACTCCAGAGAATCCCTGATTTCCCTGCATtttcacacaaaacatttttgttattgcttttttccacgactaaaaatatgtattatgccttctaaaataattttttttacctttattaATGTTCCAAACACTGGAAAACAATTTcttgcatttgttttctttgccacgaatagcgaaaatctgcgagtaattgacgctTCTAAAAAGGTTCATAATcgaatttgaattgaattgaattagacaagcctgacaaaatgaagctcctgcccttacttcaacatagtttcctCAGCACTACAATGCTTCAAGATGATGCATGGTAGGCACAACTAGCAAGATTTTTACATTAGATATGGCTTGatttatatctatttttttttaacaaataaacaatatgttctctcaaaaatatgcaaaaatgctaatttgcgAA of Phycodurus eques isolate BA_2022a chromosome 4, UOR_Pequ_1.1, whole genome shotgun sequence contains these proteins:
- the col28a1b gene encoding collagen, type XXVIII, alpha 1b isoform X2, which encodes MEACKLSELVWILLLLWALPHRTTAQRRNGRRNNYKLYEDGSNARPCSLEVAFILDSSESAKIFLFEKQKAFVLGFSTRLSMLQVAGWTLSVQMAALQYSSSVSVEQRFSAWTNLDAFHGRVSVMSYIGHGTYTTYAIGNATELLVNETPEDGVRVAVLMTDGVDHPRNPDVIAAAAQARNHGVIMFTVGLSDIAQRGANSAKLRAIASAPAQQFVHSLQDPQLEQKLLKEMGAVVLQECPEAQVCLCERGEPGPPGAQGRKGDPGFRGPPGPKGTRGETGVDGRPGSDGREGRSGFKGSKGERGDCGPPGGKGDPGFQGPLGPQGPKGKQGEIGPPGDIGPEGPTGQKGDRGPSGNTGPPGDFGIGFPGAKGEKGNQGRPGPTGPVGIGEPGLPGPLGPPGTQGNPGSPGEGQPGPKGDRGFEGPRGNRGLPGIGFKGDKGSLGPPGLPGPVGASGVGIQGEKGDQGPPGPVGPRGGPGVGITGPKGNQGFSGVPGPPGERGVGVPGPKGDVGAEGLPGIPGQPGEDGTPGQKGDIGFPGPRGPDGSPGKGAPGEKGARGDRGTRGQPGAVGPVGPAGAKGDPGFIGSPGAPGQPGRGLPGAKGDPGPQGLAGAVGEPGHGITGPKGDRGPPGSSGLPGGKGEGFPGPPGPPGRLGLTGETGADGVGLPGAKGERGLPGPSGAAGPPGIVLQGRKGSIGVIGPPGPQGPPGEGIQGQKGESGFQGIPGPRGPAGVGLPGDKGDRGFAGEKGKKGDRGTAGEPGVTGPLGRVGQKGEPGLTREEIIKIVRSICNCGVTCRQSPLELVFVIDSSESVGPDNFEVVKDFVSALVDRASVGQDTTRVGLVLYSHINVVVVSLSQDASRDQVKAAVRSMTYLGEGTFTGSAVHQASRLFRAARRGVRKVAVVITDGQADKRDSVSLESAVRETRAAEIEMFVIGVVNTSDPLFGEFKKELDVMASEPDADHVYLINDFKTLPALEHKLLSNICEDSSSVLFSSLPNGRLPLGRPEGAGSDVRQPPWTRTNMDTPTFMGDFRRVQMTPRPRESHPDRQATTPRPKVDDRSSSETQRLPFFERTLLRPDGKTPTRHSARTGVNGPTAPTVKTPLSAPQVTPELCNAPLDPGPCRDYVVRWYYDSEANACAQFWFGGCRGNANQFDSEKRCKQTCVRV
- the col28a1b gene encoding collagen, type XXVIII, alpha 1b isoform X1, giving the protein MEACKLSELVWILLLLWALPHRTTAQRRNGRRNNYKLYEDGSNAARPCSLEVAFILDSSESAKIFLFEKQKAFVLGFSTRLSMLQVAGWTLSVQMAALQYSSSVSVEQRFSAWTNLDAFHGRVSVMSYIGHGTYTTYAIGNATELLVNETPEDGVRVAVLMTDGVDHPRNPDVIAAAAQARNHGVIMFTVGLSDIAQRGANSAKLRAIASAPAQQFVHSLQDPQLEQKLLKEMGAVVLQECPEAQVCLCERGEPGPPGAQGRKGDPGFRGPPGPKGTRGETGVDGRPGSDGREGRSGFKGSKGERGDCGPPGGKGDPGFQGPLGPQGPKGKQGEIGPPGDIGPEGPTGQKGDRGPSGNTGPPGDFGIGFPGAKGEKGNQGRPGPTGPVGIGEPGLPGPLGPPGTQGNPGSPGEGQPGPKGDRGFEGPRGNRGLPGIGFKGDKGSLGPPGLPGPVGASGVGIQGEKGDQGPPGPVGPRGGPGVGITGPKGNQGFSGVPGPPGERGVGVPGPKGDVGAEGLPGIPGQPGEDGTPGQKGDIGFPGPRGPDGSPGKGAPGEKGARGDRGTRGQPGAVGPVGPAGAKGDPGFIGSPGAPGQPGRGLPGAKGDPGPQGLAGAVGEPGHGITGPKGDRGPPGSSGLPGGKGEGFPGPPGPPGRLGLTGETGADGVGLPGAKGERGLPGPSGAAGPPGIVLQGRKGSIGVIGPPGPQGPPGEGIQGQKGESGFQGIPGPRGPAGVGLPGDKGDRGFAGEKGKKGDRGTAGEPGVTGPLGRVGQKGEPGLTREEIIKIVRSICNCGVTCRQSPLELVFVIDSSESVGPDNFEVVKDFVSALVDRASVGQDTTRVGLVLYSHINVVVVSLSQDASRDQVKAAVRSMTYLGEGTFTGSAVHQASRLFRAARRGVRKVAVVITDGQADKRDSVSLESAVRETRAAEIEMFVIGVVNTSDPLFGEFKKELDVMASEPDADHVYLINDFKTLPALEHKLLSNICEDSSSVLFSSLPNGRLPLGRPEGAGSDVRQPPWTRTNMDTPTFMGDFRRVQMTPRPRESHPDRQATTPRPKVDDRSSSETQRLPFFERTLLRPDGKTPTRHSARTGVNGPTAPTVKTPLSAPQVTPELCNAPLDPGPCRDYVVRWYYDSEANACAQFWFGGCRGNANQFDSEKRCKQTCVRV
- the col28a1b gene encoding collagen, type XXVIII, alpha 1b isoform X3, coding for MLQVAGWTLSVQMAALQYSSSVSVEQRFSAWTNLDAFHGRVSVMSYIGHGTYTTYAIGNATELLVNETPEDGVRVAVLMTDGVDHPRNPDVIAAAAQARNHGVIMFTVGLSDIAQRGANSAKLRAIASAPAQQFVHSLQDPQLEQKLLKEMGAVVLQECPEAQVCLCERGEPGPPGAQGRKGDPGFRGPPGPKGTRGETGVDGRPGSDGREGRSGFKGSKGERGDCGPPGGKGDPGFQGPLGPQGPKGKQGEIGPPGDIGPEGPTGQKGDRGPSGNTGPPGDFGIGFPGAKGEKGNQGRPGPTGPVGIGEPGLPGPLGPPGTQGNPGSPGEGQPGPKGDRGFEGPRGNRGLPGIGFKGDKGSLGPPGLPGPVGASGVGIQGEKGDQGPPGPVGPRGGPGVGITGPKGNQGFSGVPGPPGERGVGVPGPKGDVGAEGLPGIPGQPGEDGTPGQKGDIGFPGPRGPDGSPGKGAPGEKGARGDRGTRGQPGAVGPVGPAGAKGDPGFIGSPGAPGQPGRGLPGAKGDPGPQGLAGAVGEPGHGITGPKGDRGPPGSSGLPGGKGEGFPGPPGPPGRLGLTGETGADGVGLPGAKGERGLPGPSGAAGPPGIVLQGRKGSIGVIGPPGPQGPPGEGIQGQKGESGFQGIPGPRGPAGVGLPGDKGDRGFAGEKGKKGDRGTAGEPGVTGPLGRVGQKGEPGLTREEIIKIVRSICNCGVTCRQSPLELVFVIDSSESVGPDNFEVVKDFVSALVDRASVGQDTTRVGLVLYSHINVVVVSLSQDASRDQVKAAVRSMTYLGEGTFTGSAVHQASRLFRAARRGVRKVAVVITDGQADKRDSVSLESAVRETRAAEIEMFVIGVVNTSDPLFGEFKKELDVMASEPDADHVYLINDFKTLPALEHKLLSNICEDSSSVLFSSLPNGRLPLGRPEGAGSDVRQPPWTRTNMDTPTFMGDFRRVQMTPRPRESHPDRQATTPRPKVDDRSSSETQRLPFFERTLLRPDGKTPTRHSARTGVNGPTAPTVKTPLSAPQVTPELCNAPLDPGPCRDYVVRWYYDSEANACAQFWFGGCRGNANQFDSEKRCKQTCVRV